One part of the Glycine soja cultivar W05 chromosome 11, ASM419377v2, whole genome shotgun sequence genome encodes these proteins:
- the LOC114373262 gene encoding U-box domain-containing protein 11-like, which yields MDPNPRTIRSLVSKLSSVSEAARIDALSQLRLMSKQSPETRPIIAQAGAIPYIAETLYSSSHPSQEDAAATLLNLSITLKEPLMSTRGVLDAIAHVISHHHTTSSPPAVQSAAATIHSLLSSVDSYRPVVGSKREIVYSLIDILRCHLSSPPRTIKDSLKALFAIALHPINRSTMINLGAVPALFSLVLKDGRVGIVEDATAVIAQVAGCEDAVDAFRKASGGVGVLADLLDLATAASMRTKENAVSALLNLVRCGGDKVAADVRDVVAFGALDGIADVRDGGSVKGKNKAAELMKVLLGQNNGDVVVFNSDTCSSFGSTRNHDSE from the coding sequence ATGGACCCTAATCCCCGCACTATCCGCAGCCTAGTCTCGAAGCTCAGCTCCGTCTCCGAAGCCGCCCGCATCGACGCCCTCTCCCAGCTCCGCCTCATGTCAAAACAATCCCCCGAAACGCGCCCCATCATCGCCCAAGCAGGCGCAATCCCCTACATCGCAGAAACCCTCTATTCCTCTTCTCACCCCTCCCAAGAAGACGCCGCTGCCACACTCCTCAACCTCTCCATCACCCTAAAGGAGCCCCTCATGTCCACACGTGGCGTCCTCGACGCCATCGCCCACGTCATCTCTCACCACCACACCACCTCCTCTCCCCCTGCGGTTCAGTCCGCCGCCGCCACCATCCACAGCCTCCTCTCCTCGGTCGACTCCTACCGCCCCGTTGTCGGCTCCAAGCGCGAGATTGTCTACTCCCTCATCGACATCCTCCGCTGCCACCTCTCGTCACCTCCCCGCACTATCAAGGATTCGTTAAAGGCGTTATTCGCCATCGCGCTTCATCCGATTAACAGATCTACGATGATTAACCTTGGTGCGGTTCCCGCGCTTTTTTCGCTGGTGTTGAAGGACGGTAGGGTTGGGATTGTGGAGGACGCGACGGCGGTGATCGCGCAGGTCGCGGGATGCGAGGACGCCGTGGATGCCTTTCGCAAGGCCTCCGGTGGTGTCGGCGTCCTTGCCGACCTCCTCGACCTCGCCACCGCCGCCAGCATGCGCACCAAGGAGAACGCCGTCTCAGCGCTGCTCAATTTGGTGCGGTGCGGGGGTGACAAGGTCGCCGCCGACGTGCGCGACGTCGTGGCCTTTGGAGCGCTGGATGGAATTGCGGATGTGAGGGATGGGGGTAGTGTAAAGGGGAAGAACAAGGCTGCTGAATTGATGAAGGTTTTGCTCGGTCAAAACAATGGCGATGTTGTTGTGTTTAACAGTGATACTTGTTCTTCGTTTGGTTCCACCAGGAATCATGATTCGGAATGA